A genomic region of Bactrocera dorsalis isolate Fly_Bdor chromosome 3, ASM2337382v1, whole genome shotgun sequence contains the following coding sequences:
- the LOC125777354 gene encoding piggyBac transposable element-derived protein 4-like produces MEKSNISQHCSKRTSCGTFKNRNEVILQWLEEESEHEFSDMDGECNDPNFQPETALLDNDEDNEEQHATTSEPQNICEEVNQHPTSDYYKGKKGFLWSARERPKTSRTAAHNIVRLPGRLHTSTFEGYLQLWSKIFDESMLECLVQYTNQKLCNYRAKFNNTTKVEVMDTYVTEMKAFIGLLYYTSVFKCNDADLRTIFATDGSGREIFRCGMSNLRFSSLVNCLRFDDSTTRAERLKDDQLAPISNFFNKFILNSQFQYTPGPYLCIDEMLLPFKGRCKFIIYMPQKPAKYGIKIMLLVDARTYYIYNAYIYHGKNSDGIGLNEQERKLAVPTQSVLRLVKVVENSNRNITADNWFSSIPLMEALLKKGLTYLGTLKKIKLRYRLLSYRAKLEK; encoded by the coding sequence ATGGAGAAATCAAACATATCACAACATTGTTCTAAGAGAACCTCATGTGGAACTTTTAAAAACCGAAATGAGGTAATACTACAGTGGCTGGAGGAAGAGAGTGAGCATGAGTTCAGCGATATGGATGGTGAATGCAATGACCCCAATTTTCAGCCAGAAACGGCTCTTTTAGATAATGATGAAGACAATGAAGAACAACATGCGACTACCTCTGAGccacaaaatatttgtgaagaaGTGAATCAACATCCAACAAGCGACTACTACAAAGGTAAGAAAGGATTTTTGTGGAGTGCAAGAGAGCGACCAAAAACATCTAGAACAGCAGCCCATAACATAGTTAGACTACCAGGTCGTCTGCATACTTCTACCTTTGAAGGATATTTACAGCTATGGTCCAAAATTTTTGACGAATCCATGTTGGAATGTTTAGTACAATATACTAATCAAAAACTCTGTAACTACCGagctaaatttaataatacTACAAAGGTGGAAGTTATGGATACTTATGTAACGGAAATGAAAGCATTCATTGGCCTACTATACTACACTTCagtttttaaatgtaatgaCGCAGATCTTCGCACAATATTCGCAACCGATGGCAGTGGCCGTGAAATATTTCGTTGTGGGATGTCAAATTTACGTTTTTCTTCTTTAGTAAACTGCCTTAGGTTTGACGATTCAACTACCAGAGCGGAGCGTCTCAAAGACGATCAACTTGCgccaatttcaaatttcttcaaCAAATTTATTCTAAACAGTCAATTTCAATATACACCCGGACCATACCTTTGCATCGATGAAATGTTACTGCCGTTTAAAGGTCGCTGCAAGTTTATAATTTACATGCCTCAGAAACCAGCAAAGTATGGCATTAAAATAATGTTGTTAGTCGATGCTCGCACATACTACATTTACAATGCTTATATTTATCATGGTAAAAATTCTGACGGCATAGGGTTAAATGAACAGGAAAGGAAATTGGCAGTACCAACTCAGTCTGTGTTAAGACTTGTGAAGGTTGTCGAAAACTCAAACCGGAACATTACGGCTGACAATTGGTTTAGCTCTATACCACTTATGGAAGCTCTGCTGAAAAAGGGATTGACTTACTTAGgaactctaaaaaaaataaagttgagaTACCGCCTTCTTTCTTACCGTGCAAAACTAGAGAAGTAG